One Aneurinibacillus migulanus genomic region harbors:
- the qoxA gene encoding cytochrome aa3 quinol oxidase subunit II gives MKIKWALLGAIFTIITVLTGCEPLMALDPKGPQAQTQANDIMLSIWIMSFIVIVVFAILVFMLIKYRASKQSKDYAPPHIEGSAVVEAICVGIPVLIVILLSFVSVQSNYKVEATPKGYEDKKPLIVYASTSNWKWHFSYPEEDIETVNYLYIPTDRALEFKLYSYGPITSFWIPQLGGQKYAMSDMITTLHLVADVPGEYMGRNANFSGKGFAENTFNVKAMPEVEFDQWVKEVKKTAKPLTEEKFDELLEPGHLGQLTFTGTHLEFLPPPEGEGGGHNHGSSDSHEGSKEESEHNQH, from the coding sequence ATGAAAATAAAATGGGCTTTATTAGGAGCGATTTTCACTATTATCACTGTTCTAACCGGTTGCGAGCCGTTAATGGCTCTGGATCCTAAAGGGCCTCAAGCGCAAACACAAGCCAATGACATTATGTTATCTATTTGGATCATGTCGTTTATTGTTATTGTGGTATTTGCGATTTTAGTATTTATGTTAATAAAATATCGCGCCTCTAAACAAAGTAAAGATTATGCCCCTCCACACATTGAAGGAAGTGCGGTTGTTGAAGCGATCTGTGTTGGGATTCCAGTTTTAATCGTAATTCTCCTTTCCTTTGTTTCTGTTCAAAGCAACTATAAAGTTGAGGCAACACCTAAAGGATACGAAGATAAAAAACCATTAATTGTTTACGCTTCAACTTCTAACTGGAAGTGGCATTTTAGTTATCCTGAAGAGGATATTGAAACAGTTAATTACCTGTATATACCAACAGACAGAGCGCTTGAATTTAAACTTTATTCATACGGACCAATCACAAGTTTCTGGATTCCGCAACTTGGAGGACAAAAATATGCGATGTCTGACATGATTACCACATTACACTTGGTAGCTGATGTTCCAGGTGAATATATGGGGCGAAATGCAAACTTCAGCGGTAAAGGATTCGCTGAAAATACGTTCAACGTCAAGGCAATGCCTGAAGTTGAGTTTGATCAATGGGTAAAAGAAGTTAAAAAAACTGCTAAGCCTCTTACTGAAGAAAAATTCGATGAATTGTTAGAACCAGGTCACCTTGGACAATTAACGTTTACAGGAACGCATTTAGAATTTTTGCCACCTCCAGAAGGTGAAGGTGGCGGACATAATCATGGTTCAAGTGATTCTCACGAAGGTTCAAAAGAAGAATCTGAACACAATCAGCATTAA
- the pdxR gene encoding MocR-like pyridoxine biosynthesis transcription factor PdxR, protein MNWKPNRESQIPIYKQIAQYLEQRISNGEYPAGTTLPSERLLSKELVVNRSTVVAAYEELRASGIVESLKGKGTIVSRNIWGTSRKRIPNWEKLIETGSFLPNTTMMRTIRKEAFELDLIDLASGELSPDLSASQYFRKIMSNESFDYHVGYDHPQGNLKLRETIALHLKEFRDIHASPSSILITSGAQQALYLIVQCLLQPGDAVAIEDPSYCYSLRLFKSAGLRPFLLPVDDHGINPDDIVQFHKQHRIKMVFLNPNFQNPNGSVLDLERRKRVLEISSYYGIPIVEDDPYSVTAFDKPQVSTLKSMDQNGTVLYVSSLSKIVASGLRIGWIFGPKAVIERLADAKQQIDFGHSIIPEWIANQFLSSEDFSAHLHKLRDSLAFNRDKIVFSLYDQLDDQVEFLIPEGGIHIWCKVKADINEQQLLKEAIKRGVVYVPGSVFGTQKGYVRFTFGRIKEEHIYEAISRFSDSLHSFKKIK, encoded by the coding sequence ATGAATTGGAAGCCTAATCGCGAAAGTCAAATACCCATCTACAAGCAGATTGCTCAGTATCTTGAACAGCGAATCTCTAATGGAGAATATCCCGCAGGAACAACGCTCCCTTCTGAACGCTTGCTTTCAAAAGAATTAGTTGTAAACCGTTCAACAGTCGTAGCAGCCTATGAGGAATTACGTGCTTCCGGTATTGTAGAAAGCTTGAAAGGGAAGGGGACAATCGTAAGCAGAAACATATGGGGTACATCTCGTAAACGGATTCCAAACTGGGAGAAACTGATCGAAACAGGGTCATTCCTACCGAACACCACAATGATGCGCACCATACGAAAAGAAGCATTCGAGCTTGATCTCATCGATTTAGCAAGCGGAGAACTTTCACCCGATTTATCTGCTTCCCAATATTTTCGTAAAATCATGTCCAATGAGAGTTTCGACTACCATGTAGGCTATGATCATCCTCAAGGCAACTTGAAGCTGCGCGAAACGATTGCCTTGCACCTAAAAGAATTTAGAGATATCCATGCATCCCCTTCATCTATATTGATCACTTCTGGAGCACAACAAGCTCTATACCTGATTGTCCAGTGCTTACTTCAACCAGGGGATGCAGTGGCGATTGAGGACCCCTCATATTGCTATTCATTGCGCTTATTTAAATCAGCTGGACTAAGACCCTTCTTGTTACCTGTTGATGATCATGGGATTAATCCAGATGATATCGTACAATTTCATAAGCAGCATCGCATAAAAATGGTATTTCTTAACCCCAATTTTCAAAATCCTAATGGATCGGTACTCGATTTGGAACGTAGAAAAAGGGTCCTGGAAATTTCCTCTTACTATGGGATTCCGATTGTTGAAGATGATCCGTATAGTGTAACTGCATTTGATAAACCTCAAGTTTCAACGCTAAAATCTATGGATCAAAATGGAACCGTTCTCTATGTCAGTTCTCTAAGCAAAATCGTCGCTTCTGGCTTACGAATCGGATGGATTTTTGGCCCCAAAGCTGTAATTGAACGCTTGGCGGATGCAAAACAACAAATCGATTTCGGACATAGCATTATTCCTGAATGGATCGCAAACCAGTTTTTATCGTCCGAGGATTTCTCAGCACATTTGCACAAGCTTCGTGACTCACTTGCATTTAATAGAGACAAAATCGTTTTCTCGTTATATGACCAACTTGATGACCAGGTAGAGTTTCTAATACCTGAGGGTGGCATTCATATCTGGTGTAAAGTGAAGGCAGACATTAACGAACAACAATTATTAAAAGAGGCGATCAAAAGAGGCGTTGTTTACGTACCTGGAAGTGTTTTCGGGACCCAGAAAGGATATGTTCGATTTACATTCGGCCGAATTAAGGAAGAGCATATTTATGAAGCCATTTCTCGCTTTTCAGATTCCTTACATAGTTTCAAAAAAATCAAATGA